One genomic segment of Aliarcobacter cibarius includes these proteins:
- a CDS encoding M48 family metallopeptidase, with product MISSKQIILSISTIFILTSCTSKSPYTNRSQMIFVSSSEEMALGEKSYKEALNEAKVINNTKDSQRIKIIGQKIAQVSQKNDFKWEFNLVEDDQANAFCLPGGKVVVYTGILKYAKNDDQLATVISHEIAHALARHGAERMSQNMVQQGVGMIGNIVVGATAPQYQNAFNMAYGAGSNLGVMLPYGRLQESEADEIGIYLMYNAGYNISEAIKFWENMNEGKSDRSDFFSTHPSSDTRISDIQKIINKINKDK from the coding sequence ATGATTAGCTCAAAACAAATTATTTTATCAATATCTACTATTTTTATTTTAACTAGTTGTACAAGTAAATCTCCATATACAAACAGATCTCAAATGATATTTGTTTCATCTTCAGAAGAGATGGCTCTAGGCGAGAAATCTTATAAAGAAGCTTTAAATGAAGCAAAAGTTATAAATAATACAAAAGATTCTCAAAGAATAAAAATAATTGGTCAAAAAATTGCTCAAGTTTCACAAAAAAATGATTTTAAGTGGGAGTTTAATCTAGTTGAAGATGATCAGGCAAATGCTTTTTGTCTTCCTGGAGGAAAAGTTGTTGTTTACACAGGAATTTTAAAATATGCAAAAAATGATGATCAATTAGCAACTGTAATTTCTCATGAAATTGCACATGCACTTGCAAGACATGGCGCTGAAAGAATGAGTCAGAATATGGTTCAGCAAGGGGTAGGAATGATTGGAAACATAGTTGTTGGAGCAACTGCCCCACAATATCAAAATGCTTTCAATATGGCATATGGTGCAGGTTCAAATTTAGGTGTTATGCTTCCTTATGGAAGATTACAAGAAAGTGAAGCAGATGAAATTGGAATTTACCTAATGTACAATGCAGGTTATAATATAAGTGAAGCTATTAAATTTTGGGAAAATATGAATGAAGGAAAATCGGACAGAAGTGATTTCTTTTCAACACACCCTAGTTCAGATACAAGAATTAGTGATATTCAAAAAATTATAAACAAAATCAATAAAGATAAATAA
- a CDS encoding bifunctional aconitate hydratase 2/2-methylisocitrate dehydratase, with the protein MSLLQDYKAHEAQRANEGGLPGLALTAAQTAELVELLKASKVEDAEFALNLFKNKINPGVDDAAYVKAAFLNDIVQGKVACSVISKVEAIEILGTMMGGYNVPPLVEALKIAEVADAAAKELKNTILVYNSFNDVKSLMDAGNAKAKEVIESWANAEWFTNKPALEEEITLTVYKIPGETNTDDLSPATVAFTRADIPLHATAMLQSRMEKPLEKMVELKAKGHPLAYVGDVVGTGSSRKSGINSVQWHMGRDIPGVPNKRTGGVVIGSIIAPIFFNTAEDSGCLPIEANVDSIETGDVITLKPYAGEILKDGKVVSTFKLSPNTLTDEMRAGGRIPLIIGKGLTAKAREALKLSASTAFIAPEQPTNNGKGYTQAQKMVGKACGVEGVKPGMYVEPIATTVGSQDTTGPMTRDEIKELAALSFGADMVMQSFCHTAAYPKPADIKLRHTLPDFINSRGGVTLKPGDGVIHSWLNRLCLPDTVGTGGDSHTRFPIGISFPAGSGLIAFAGVTGMMPLTMPESVLVKFTGKMQPGITLRDLVNAIPYYAIKQGLLTVPKKNKKNIFAGTIIEIQGLPDLKVEQAFELSDASAERSAAACSVQLNKEPIIEYLSSNIALIEKMIEEGYEDKKTLQRRADKMKEWIKNPQLLEPDADAEYLATIEINLDEIKEPILACPNDPDDVATLSEILADDNRPKNIDEVFVGSCMTNIGLFRALGEVLKGEGVAKAKLWVAPPTKMDEAQLTEEGYYAAFAAAGARIEIPGCSLCMGNQAQVGEGSTVFSTSTRNFDNRLGKNSKVYLGSAEVAAVAALLGRIPTVQEYLDIVAKKINASNKDNVYKYLNFHQVTADHLTTLLTSR; encoded by the coding sequence ATGAGTTTATTACAAGATTATAAAGCACATGAAGCACAAAGAGCGAATGAGGGTGGATTACCAGGTCTTGCACTTACAGCTGCTCAAACTGCTGAATTAGTAGAGCTTTTAAAAGCTAGTAAAGTTGAAGATGCAGAATTTGCATTAAATTTATTTAAAAATAAAATCAATCCAGGTGTTGATGATGCTGCTTATGTAAAAGCTGCTTTTTTAAATGATATCGTTCAAGGTAAAGTTGCATGTTCTGTAATTTCAAAAGTTGAAGCTATTGAAATTTTAGGAACAATGATGGGAGGATACAATGTACCACCACTTGTTGAAGCACTTAAAATAGCTGAAGTTGCTGATGCAGCAGCTAAAGAGTTAAAAAATACAATCTTAGTTTATAACTCATTTAATGATGTAAAATCTTTAATGGATGCAGGAAATGCAAAAGCTAAAGAAGTTATTGAATCATGGGCAAATGCTGAGTGGTTTACAAATAAACCAGCATTAGAAGAAGAGATTACTTTAACAGTTTACAAAATTCCAGGTGAAACAAATACAGATGATTTATCTCCTGCAACTGTTGCATTTACAAGAGCTGATATTCCATTACACGCAACTGCGATGTTACAATCAAGAATGGAAAAACCTTTAGAAAAAATGGTTGAGTTAAAAGCAAAAGGTCATCCTTTAGCATATGTTGGTGATGTTGTTGGAACAGGAAGTTCAAGAAAATCAGGAATTAACTCTGTACAATGGCATATGGGAAGAGATATTCCAGGTGTTCCAAATAAAAGAACAGGTGGAGTTGTAATTGGTTCTATTATTGCTCCAATTTTCTTTAACACTGCAGAAGATTCAGGATGTTTACCAATTGAAGCAAATGTTGATAGTATTGAAACAGGAGATGTTATTACATTAAAACCATATGCTGGTGAAATCTTAAAAGATGGAAAAGTTGTATCTACATTTAAATTAAGTCCAAATACTTTAACTGATGAGATGAGAGCAGGTGGAAGAATTCCATTAATTATTGGAAAAGGTTTAACTGCAAAAGCTAGAGAAGCATTAAAATTATCAGCTTCAACTGCATTTATTGCTCCTGAACAACCAACTAATAATGGTAAAGGTTATACTCAAGCACAAAAAATGGTTGGAAAAGCTTGTGGTGTTGAGGGTGTTAAACCAGGAATGTATGTTGAGCCAATCGCTACAACTGTAGGATCACAAGATACAACTGGACCAATGACAAGAGATGAGATTAAAGAACTTGCTGCATTATCTTTTGGTGCTGACATGGTTATGCAATCATTTTGTCATACAGCTGCTTATCCAAAACCAGCAGATATTAAATTAAGACATACTTTACCAGATTTCATTAATTCAAGAGGTGGAGTTACACTTAAGCCAGGTGACGGTGTTATTCACTCATGGTTAAATAGATTATGTTTACCAGATACAGTAGGAACAGGTGGAGATTCACATACAAGATTCCCAATTGGTATTTCATTCCCAGCTGGATCAGGACTTATTGCATTCGCAGGTGTTACAGGTATGATGCCTTTAACTATGCCAGAATCTGTTTTAGTTAAATTTACAGGTAAAATGCAACCAGGTATTACTTTAAGAGATTTAGTAAATGCAATTCCATATTATGCAATTAAACAAGGATTATTAACAGTTCCTAAGAAAAATAAAAAGAATATTTTTGCTGGAACAATTATTGAAATCCAAGGTTTACCAGATTTAAAAGTTGAGCAAGCATTCGAATTATCAGATGCATCTGCTGAAAGATCTGCAGCAGCTTGTTCTGTTCAATTAAACAAAGAACCAATTATTGAGTACTTATCTTCAAATATTGCATTAATTGAAAAAATGATTGAAGAAGGTTACGAAGATAAAAAAACTTTACAAAGAAGAGCTGATAAAATGAAAGAGTGGATTAAAAACCCTCAATTATTAGAGCCAGATGCAGATGCTGAGTATTTAGCTACAATTGAAATTAACTTAGATGAAATTAAAGAACCAATTTTAGCTTGTCCAAATGATCCAGATGATGTTGCTACTTTATCTGAAATCTTAGCTGATGATAACAGACCAAAAAATATTGATGAAGTATTCGTAGGTTCTTGTATGACAAATATTGGATTATTCAGAGCTTTAGGAGAAGTATTAAAAGGTGAGGGTGTTGCTAAAGCAAAACTATGGGTTGCCCCTCCTACAAAAATGGATGAAGCTCAATTAACAGAAGAGGGATACTATGCTGCATTTGCTGCTGCTGGTGCTAGAATTGAAATTCCAGGTTGTTCATTATGTATGGGTAACCAAGCACAAGTTGGTGAAGGTTCAACAGTATTCTCTACAAGTACTAGAAACTTTGATAATAGACT
- a CDS encoding sensor domain-containing diguanylate cyclase → MIDKDLVLPIVCNKYNISYIIFNKDLKIFDFTMNMSMFVEKNVEIVKNMDIREVFYEFVGAEDSLNEVYNFKRNYLHISMISRNDIFYDVNIEICNIENERYFIAMFSKQLHSSISYLQTIQKINQDNLRKHLLKEKDEDYYNAINKKLISFRIDKFGIIKEVNHACTNFFALDELDLLGKHFSDFFHSRENKSNLNSINSIFRANKFDNTEVFFHADVIPLSNEDSSRIIICQDITYLKKIESELEYAVNHDTLTNLPNRLYLMKKIEENIKKSKENDSLFALCFIDLNKFKDVNDNFGHHVGDMLLKHVGDILTNVLRENDTVARLGGDEFVILLENIESIDYLEKTISRIKSVSSKMPLLYSSSIIIDFSFSLGISLYPYDGDNVEKLLDKADKNMYLYKQKSI, encoded by the coding sequence CAATAGTTTGTAATAAATATAATATTTCTTATATTATCTTTAATAAAGATTTAAAAATTTTTGATTTTACAATGAATATGAGTATGTTTGTAGAGAAAAATGTAGAAATTGTTAAAAATATGGATATTAGAGAAGTTTTTTATGAATTTGTAGGGGCAGAAGATTCTTTAAATGAAGTATATAATTTTAAACGAAATTATTTACATATTTCTATGATTTCAAGGAATGATATATTTTATGATGTAAATATTGAAATTTGTAATATTGAAAATGAAAGATACTTTATTGCCATGTTTTCAAAACAGCTTCATAGTTCAATTAGTTATCTTCAAACTATACAAAAAATAAATCAAGATAATTTAAGAAAGCATCTTTTAAAAGAAAAAGATGAAGATTATTACAATGCTATAAATAAGAAGTTAATAAGTTTTAGAATTGATAAATTTGGAATAATAAAAGAAGTTAACCATGCTTGTACCAATTTTTTTGCTTTAGATGAATTAGATTTATTAGGAAAACATTTTTCAGATTTTTTTCATTCAAGGGAAAATAAATCTAATTTGAACAGTATAAATAGTATTTTTAGAGCTAATAAATTTGACAATACTGAAGTTTTTTTTCATGCGGATGTTATTCCTTTAAGTAATGAAGATTCTTCTAGAATAATAATTTGTCAAGACATTACATATCTTAAGAAAATTGAATCAGAGTTGGAATATGCAGTTAATCATGATACTCTAACAAATCTTCCTAATAGATTATATTTAATGAAAAAGATTGAGGAAAATATAAAAAAATCTAAAGAAAATGACTCTCTTTTTGCATTATGTTTTATTGATTTAAATAAGTTTAAAGATGTAAATGATAACTTTGGTCATCATGTAGGAGATATGCTTTTAAAGCATGTAGGAGATATTTTAACTAATGTTTTAAGAGAAAATGATACAGTTGCTAGATTAGGTGGAGATGAGTTTGTCATATTACTTGAAAACATTGAATCTATAGACTATTTAGAAAAAACTATCTCTAGAATTAAAAGTGTTTCAAGTAAGATGCCACTGCTTTATAGCTCGAGTATAATTATTGATTTTTCTTTTAGTTTAGGGATTAGTTTATATCCATATGATGGTGACAACGTTGAAAAACTTCTTGATAAAGCTGACAAAAATATGTATTTATATAAACAAAAAAGTATTTAA